One segment of Prionailurus bengalensis isolate Pbe53 chromosome E3, Fcat_Pben_1.1_paternal_pri, whole genome shotgun sequence DNA contains the following:
- the PAM16 gene encoding mitochondrial import inner membrane translocase subunit TIM16 isoform X2 → MAKYLAQIIVMGVQVVGRAFARALRQEFAASRAAADARGRAGHQSAAASNLSGLSLQEAQQILNVSKLSPEEIQKNYEHLFKVNDKSVGGSFYLQSKVVRARERLQEELRIQAQEDREKERMPKT, encoded by the exons GCCAAATACCTGGCCCAGATCATTGTGATGGGGGTGCAGGTGGTGGGCAGGGCCTTTGCCCGAGCCCTGCGGCAGGAGTTTGcag CCAGCCGGGCAGCAGCTGACGCTCGGGGACGTGCTGGACACCAGTCTGCAGCTGCCTCCAACCTGTCCGGCCTCAGCCTCCAGGAGGCACAGCAGATTCTCAATGTCTCCAAGCTGAGCCCCGAGGAGATCCAGAAG aaCTACGAACACCTATTCAAGGTGAACGACAAATCCGTGGGTGGCTCCTTCTACCTACAGTCCAAG GTGGTCCGAGCCAGGGAGCGCCTGCAGGAGGAGCTCAGAATCCAGGcccaggaggacagagagaaggagcgGATGCCCAAAACGTGA